The window TTTATAGAGAAggggaaaatagagagaaagatagattggcagaaacattgatctgtttctgtatgtgccatgactggggatcaaaccaacaacctctgcacaTCAAAACAATACTCCAGCCAATGGAGCTAAAATGATCCTAGTGAATTGAACCTTTCATTACATGAAGTTAAATTAATATCAGAAATACTGCTAGAGATAAAGTATCAGCTTACTTTTGGTTGGTATCTTTTCACTTTCAGACCTTATTATATGCTTTAGGTGTGGTTTCTTACAACAGTATATAATTGCTTTCATTTTACGACCATTTTAACAATCTACATTTAACTGAATAACTTAGTTCATTTACATTACATGTAATTTCTGACATAATGGGGTTATATctattacctcattttttaaaatttatccttccccctttatgtttctttttctctttcctttccttttattataacaatcattttttcccttatttCATTTTTCCCCTTGACTAGCATGGaatttaaagtcatttttatgtAACAACCGTTTTTGGGGTTGTTATATAGAAAGGAGTCCTATACTAGAAATCATTTATAAAGcttatcagtttcttcttctcagACCACCCACATTTAGAGCACTTATTGCAACCATATCATTATTCTGGATTTTACAATCCATTTGTTTAACCCCATGAAAAACTATTACTGTATTGTTCCATATGGTAAATGTCCCTAAGATGGATATTTACAAGCATCTTGGTTCTTTCTTTCATGACCTTCCTACTACATCCAGCACATCCTTTAGAACGTCCTTTAGTAAGAACCTGGAGATCGTGACCCAGCTCGTATTTGTTGTCTGAAACTGTTTATTCCACCGTCATTCTTGAAATACATTTGGTGAGTATAGAATTTTCAGTTGGAAGTTATTTTTCCTCTCACACATTAGAGATAGTCATTCAACTGGTTCCCATCATTGCTGGCGAGAAGTCAGCTAAAGAAAAGTCTAGCTGATGCTGCTTTGGAGGTtatctgtgatttttattttggcTGCTTTTACAAGTTTTTATCTTTAGCATTGTACCATTTCACTATGCTTTATCTAAGTGAGGATTTCATATTTATTCTGTTTGGGATAAATCTGGACACTTTTCTCATTGGTTAGAAAAACTCTCAGCAATTATCACTTCAAATATTGCTTCTGCGCCATTATCCATTATTGGTTCTACATTAGACACTTTTGCTTTGTCCTCTACTCGTTCGCATTTTTCCAGCTCGTACATCCATTCTAGATCATTTCTCCTGTCCCATTTTGCAGTCATCAATTCTTTCAGGCCCATCTAATCTGCTCActtatttgtttttagttattCTAGGACTTCAAATATGCTAGGTCAGTTTTTATAATGCTTTGTTTCCTATAGGTATTttcaaactaattttattttttaaacatggaTGTTTTATATTACGCATGTGCTAATTTCACAGTTTTTTTCTGGTGGTGCTGGCGGTCTTTCATTCTGgtgctcaccttttttttttttttttttcatttttctgaagctggaaacaggaagagacagtcagacagactcccgcatgcgcccgaccgggatccacccggcacgcccaacaggggcgatgctctgcccaccagggggcgatgctctgcccatcctgggcgttgccatgttgcgaccagagccactctagcgcctgaggcagaggccacagagccatgcccagcgcccgggccatctttgctccaatggagccttggctgcgggaggagaagagagagacagagaggaaagcgcggcggaggggtggagaagcaaatgggcgcttctcctgtgtgccctggccgggaatcgaacccgggtcctccgcacgctaggccgacgctctaccgctgagccaaccggccagggcttggtgcTCACCTTTCTTATTTAAACTTGAGGCATGCTCTTCCTAGGGAAATTGTGACCCTAGCACTCTCCGGAGTTTGTTCACACGGCAACTGGCTAAGTTTCCAATAGTCCAGTTGGAAGTGTACAAGGCTCTGAGGCCTAGACTCCCAGCTTCCATAATGTCGCTACCCATGTTCTTTTGAGTAAATCAAGAAACAAGGCCAGTCCAGGTTTGAAGAATTGAAAAATAGAATTGTGGATGGGAGGAGCTGCAAAGTAACACTGCAAAGGGCACAGGTCCCAGGAATGGTAGAGAACTAGGACCATTTTGTAGTCCACCACATGGAGTTGTCAGAATTGCTGAATAATGAGGAGGAGGCCTCTAGGGAAATGGTGACCTCTAGGCTCAATTACAGAATTCTGAACTGGGTCCAAGTTAACATTATGCACTCACTGAAAAGGGAAGAAGAGTAAGCTTGACTTTAAATGTTTGAAATCCAAACAGAAATTCAAACATCTGAAATTCAGAAATGAGATTTAGGTTAGTGTTATAGATTTAGAGTATAGCTACTGTTTGAAGCAAGGAATGTGTGGAGTAAGATTCCTAAAAGATAAAATCctagagaacattttttaaataagaatattatAACCTAAAGGAGAATTAAGCTGTACACAATAGTTCATACTATCAAGCCTCACGGGGGCAAATACAAATCAACTTTTAAAGAGCTGACatatgctgtacaccttaaacgTACACAGTGACGTGTGCCAACTGTTTCTCAATAAAACAGGATAGAAGGCCTGATATAAATGCAGTTGCCTGCTGGAGAAATGATCACTTCAGATCTCAGGGTAAACATGAACTAAAAATACAAGTTGTTTTAGTTTGTAATAtatcttttttcaaatttaggaCGTGAATGGGATCATTTGACTTTTTTCACTTTActgataaaattgaaagaaaaatttataagtgTTTTTAACTCCCTCATCATTAGGCAATAAAGGAGATTCTCAAGATAACTACGAATTATATATTTAAGGAGTCATTAGTTATTAACAAACACTGTAGAGATGTAGTATATGTTGTATAATCTATTATATAAATGATAGTATAGCACTGAACCATAAAGGTTCTTTTTAACCTTTCATTGTAAACAATGATCAGGGAAAAGggacatttaaaagaataattatatgTATTATGAAAGTAAACATAATGAAACTTCCAGGATGAtgatgtattttaattataacctGGTTGAAATTCCACATCTATAGcatcatgatatatatatttacctgaTGAGACTAAAACCATGAGGCTAATACTTGaacaaaaaaagcattaaaatttttGGGTCAAATTCCACAAGTTTGTCCAGTTTGGAGTTGTTCTTCTAGGTTTAGACCAAAACTCAAATCCGTCCAGCAAGTGCTGTTGCTTTCCTCAATAACATAAAGTTCTAGCCACCGGTGATCCTCAGCTATACTTTGCAGAGAGCAttcaccccaccccccaataaaacaaatatatttcattaaaaacaaagcctaaaagatgaagaaataaaattttaaaaccaatgaTAGTTAAAATAGAGGTTCTGAACTTGAAATGCTTTGTTAGCTTTACTGTGTAGACTAAACTTTTGGCTTCCCGGACTCAGTAATACTAAATTGCCTATTAGGCTTAGTGGCTTCTTGCATCAGCTCCTGCAACTGTCCTATTTGTTCATCACGGAAGTCATTAAGTTTCTCTTCTGGTAGCGCGATTCCAAAACATCctttttcagttgaattttgtctgttttctttagCTTGTTGCCATAGCACTGCTGCATACGcctagtaaaaagagaaaaatgaaggttacagatataaaattaaaataagatctgtatTCACTCACTTAATGTTGGAGGACTTGAAGAAGTCTAATTCCCAGTACCTATATTCTTCTCCA is drawn from Saccopteryx leptura isolate mSacLep1 chromosome 12, mSacLep1_pri_phased_curated, whole genome shotgun sequence and contains these coding sequences:
- the SDHAF3 gene encoding succinate dehydrogenase assembly factor 3, mitochondrial; translated protein: MPAAHVSRVRALYRRILLLHRALPPHLKALGDQYVKDEFRRHKTVGSDEARRFLQEWEAYAAVLWQQAKENRQNSTEKGCFGIALPEEKLNDFRDEQIGQLQELMQEATKPNRQFSITESGKPKV